One Streptomyces hundungensis DNA segment encodes these proteins:
- a CDS encoding DUF1906 domain-containing protein, whose amino-acid sequence MRRFRLTSAPSVTASAARATALAALTTALLALATLLAPTAAADDGWEWEDRVADAMSFRGAAFDTCNTPPLDTMRAWKKSSPYRGVGVYYAGRGRHCLVQKNLNEAWVGQVHDMGWQVLPVFVGSQSPCVYAANKQKVKIGNQPVKQGSSEGEQAVQEAAELGIREGSALYLDLEAYNANNAACARTTLDFVRAWNREVRERGYLPGFYSSAESGVRQIEQARVAGKSDLPAAIWFARWRSGPALYQEAALHKDAWQHRRIHQYAGNSDETHGGKRLVVDRNDVDAPVARIG is encoded by the coding sequence ATGCGCCGCTTCAGACTGACTTCCGCCCCCTCTGTCACCGCCTCCGCCGCCCGCGCCACGGCCCTCGCCGCCCTGACCACCGCCCTCCTCGCCCTGGCCACCCTGCTCGCCCCGACCGCCGCCGCGGACGACGGGTGGGAGTGGGAGGACAGGGTGGCGGACGCCATGTCGTTCCGGGGGGCCGCCTTCGACACCTGCAACACGCCTCCGCTGGACACGATGCGGGCCTGGAAGAAGAGTTCTCCGTACCGCGGTGTCGGCGTCTACTACGCGGGGCGCGGCCGGCACTGCCTGGTCCAGAAGAACCTCAACGAGGCATGGGTGGGTCAGGTGCACGACATGGGCTGGCAGGTGCTGCCCGTGTTCGTCGGGTCGCAGTCCCCGTGCGTGTACGCCGCGAACAAGCAGAAGGTGAAGATCGGCAACCAACCCGTCAAGCAGGGCAGCTCCGAGGGGGAGCAGGCGGTCCAGGAGGCGGCGGAGCTCGGCATCCGCGAGGGCAGCGCCCTCTACCTCGACCTGGAGGCGTACAACGCGAACAACGCGGCCTGCGCCAGGACCACCCTGGACTTCGTGCGGGCTTGGAACCGGGAGGTGCGCGAGCGCGGCTATCTGCCCGGGTTCTACAGCAGCGCCGAATCGGGCGTACGACAGATCGAGCAGGCCAGGGTCGCGGGCAAGAGCGACCTTCCGGCGGCGATCTGGTTCGCTCGCTGGCGCTCCGGCCCCGCCCTCTACCAGGAGGCGGCGCTGCACAAGGACGCCTGGCAGCACCGTCGGATCCACCAGTACGCGGGCAACTCCGACGAGACGCACGGCGGGAAGCGCCTGGTCGTGGACCGCAACGACGTCGACGCGCCGGTCGCGCGCATCGGCTGA
- a CDS encoding glycerophosphodiester phosphodiesterase, which yields MTQARQHSPHSPDRAPVQVVAHRGASEDAPEHTLAAYVKAIEDGADALECDVRLTADGQLVCVHDRRVNRTSNGRGAVSTLELSDLAALDFGSWKDSEESPDWGDREFTSVLTLERLLELVADAGRRVELAIETKHPTRWAGQVEERLLHLLKRFGLTEPPPAGETSPVRIMSFSARSLHRVAAAAPDIPTVYLMQFLSPRLRDGRLPAGARIAGPGMRIVRNHPAYIERLHRAGHRVHVWTVNEPEDVDLCVSLGVEAIITNRPKQVLSQLGRI from the coding sequence GTGACCCAAGCACGGCAGCACAGCCCGCACAGCCCAGACCGCGCCCCCGTCCAGGTGGTGGCCCACCGAGGAGCCTCCGAGGACGCCCCCGAGCACACGCTCGCCGCGTATGTGAAGGCGATCGAGGACGGGGCCGACGCCCTGGAATGCGATGTCCGCCTCACCGCCGACGGACAGCTCGTCTGCGTCCATGACCGGCGGGTGAACCGCACCTCCAACGGACGCGGCGCCGTGTCCACCCTGGAGCTCTCCGACCTCGCCGCGCTCGACTTCGGCTCGTGGAAGGACAGCGAGGAGAGCCCGGACTGGGGGGACCGCGAGTTCACCTCCGTACTGACCCTGGAGCGGCTGCTCGAACTCGTCGCGGACGCCGGGCGCCGGGTCGAGCTGGCCATCGAGACCAAGCACCCCACCCGCTGGGCCGGCCAGGTCGAGGAGCGGCTGCTGCACCTCCTCAAGAGGTTCGGCCTCACTGAGCCGCCGCCGGCCGGCGAAACCTCCCCGGTGCGCATCATGAGTTTCTCCGCGCGCTCCCTGCACCGGGTGGCGGCGGCCGCACCCGACATCCCGACCGTCTACCTGATGCAGTTCCTCTCGCCGCGCCTGCGCGACGGGCGGCTGCCCGCGGGGGCGCGGATCGCGGGCCCGGGCATGCGGATCGTGCGCAACCACCCCGCGTACATCGAGCGGTTGCACCGCGCGGGACACCGCGTGCACGTCTGGACGGTCAACGAACCCGAGGACGTGGACCTGTGCGTAAGCCTCGGAGTGGAGGCAATCATCACCAACCGCCCGAAACAGGTGCTGTCCCAACTGGGCAGGATTTAG
- a CDS encoding MaoC/PaaZ C-terminal domain-containing protein, producing MKAGDELAPLEIPITRTLIVAGAVASRDYQDVHHDVVLAREKGSPDIFMNILTTNGLVGRYITDHFGPASRLRSVRIRLGVPNYPGDLMTLTGTVTAVDGEVAEVRVVGANRLGHHVTGTVRVAVPGGHVLGGAAS from the coding sequence ATGAAGGCGGGAGACGAGCTGGCGCCCCTGGAGATCCCGATCACGCGGACCCTGATCGTGGCCGGGGCCGTGGCGTCCCGCGACTACCAGGACGTCCACCACGACGTGGTGCTCGCGCGGGAGAAGGGGTCCCCGGACATCTTCATGAACATCCTGACCACCAACGGTCTGGTCGGCAGATACATCACCGACCACTTCGGCCCGGCGTCGCGGCTGCGGTCCGTGCGGATACGGCTCGGCGTGCCCAACTACCCCGGCGACCTGATGACGTTGACGGGCACGGTCACGGCCGTGGACGGCGAGGTGGCCGAGGTGCGGGTCGTCGGGGCCAACCGGCTCGGCCACCATGTGACGGGCACGGTACGGGTGGCCGTGCCCGGGGGCCACGTCCTCGGTGGGGCCGCGTCATGA
- a CDS encoding bifunctional MaoC family dehydratase N-terminal/OB-fold nucleic acid binding domain-containing protein — MEKVDEAEFVSRLKKFEGRPAATGGVGKDLVNAPMIRHWCEAMGDTHPAYTGADAIAPPTMLQAWTMGGLSGHGDGTGRASGYDELFELLDGAGFTSVVATDCEQEYVRDLRPGDRVTYDALIETVSERKTTKLGTGHFVTTRMDVRANGELAGTHRFRILKYVPAQASSRAATEPERAGPLAGEPVQSRPLTKHPVRAGSPIRGSTVPAGGAGGADGGGGAVARVLRPRPVVNRDNAGFWAGVAEHRLLIQRCHDCAELRFPWLPGCHACGSGRWDTVEASGDGTVYSYVVMHHPPFPAFDPPYAVGLIELAEGVRIISNVVGVEPEAVRIGMPVRLEFLRADHELELPVFRAEAA, encoded by the coding sequence GTGGAGAAGGTGGACGAGGCGGAATTCGTGAGCCGGCTGAAGAAGTTCGAGGGCCGTCCCGCGGCGACCGGAGGAGTCGGCAAGGACCTCGTCAACGCGCCCATGATCAGGCACTGGTGCGAGGCGATGGGCGACACCCACCCCGCGTACACGGGGGCGGACGCGATAGCGCCGCCGACGATGCTCCAGGCCTGGACGATGGGCGGCCTCTCCGGGCACGGCGACGGGACGGGCCGCGCCTCGGGCTACGACGAACTGTTCGAGCTGCTCGACGGGGCCGGCTTCACCTCGGTGGTGGCCACGGACTGCGAGCAGGAGTACGTGCGCGATCTGCGGCCGGGTGACCGCGTCACCTATGACGCGCTGATCGAGACGGTGTCCGAGCGCAAGACCACCAAGCTGGGGACCGGGCACTTCGTCACCACGCGGATGGACGTGCGCGCCAACGGCGAACTCGCGGGAACCCATCGCTTCCGCATCCTCAAGTACGTGCCTGCGCAAGCGAGTTCACGCGCCGCCACCGAACCCGAACGGGCCGGTCCGCTCGCCGGTGAACCCGTGCAGTCACGTCCGCTCACCAAGCACCCCGTACGGGCCGGTTCCCCGATTCGCGGGAGCACGGTGCCCGCGGGAGGGGCGGGCGGTGCGGACGGTGGGGGCGGTGCGGTGGCCCGGGTGCTGCGGCCGCGGCCCGTCGTCAACCGGGACAACGCCGGGTTCTGGGCGGGGGTCGCCGAGCACCGGCTGCTCATCCAGCGCTGTCACGACTGCGCCGAGCTGCGCTTTCCCTGGCTGCCGGGCTGCCACGCCTGCGGATCGGGCCGGTGGGACACGGTCGAGGCGAGCGGGGACGGGACGGTCTATTCGTACGTCGTGATGCACCACCCGCCCTTCCCCGCCTTCGACCCGCCCTACGCGGTGGGCCTGATCGAGCTCGCGGAGGGCGTGCGGATCATCAGCAATGTGGTGGGCGTGGAGCCGGAAGCGGTCCGGATCGGGATGCCGGTGCGCCTCGAATTCCTGCGCGCGGACCACGAGTTGGAGCTACCCGTGTTCCGGGCGGAGGCGGCCTGA
- a CDS encoding acyl-CoA dehydrogenase family protein: MHLAPTQRQEQLRAELRSYFATLMPEGAPQGTDPEAQRAVLRRIGADGLLGLGWPVEYGGQGRGADEQFVFFDEAYRAGAPVSMVTLNTVGPTLMKYGTAEQKAFFLPRILRGELVFAIGYSEPEAGTDLASLRTRAVRDGDSWLIDGQKVFTSNAQHADWIWLACRTDPDAPKHRGISIVLVPTDAPGFSWTPIETVGGLTTTATYYDGIRVPLGNLVGAENEGWGLITNQLNHERVALAAIGMQAEDFYEAALAYACTPDPVSARRPVDHEWVKAKLAAIHARLAVNRLLSWRLVGDVGAGVLAPGDASGVKFTGTESAVETYRMCQEIVGDAGLIRGGSPGAFGDGELERMNRAAQINTFGGGVSEVQREIVATMRLGMKRGKR, encoded by the coding sequence GTGCACCTCGCCCCGACCCAGCGCCAGGAGCAACTGCGCGCCGAACTCCGTTCGTACTTCGCCACGTTGATGCCCGAGGGGGCGCCCCAGGGCACGGACCCGGAAGCGCAGCGGGCGGTGCTGCGCCGGATCGGGGCGGACGGGCTGCTCGGGCTCGGCTGGCCCGTCGAATACGGAGGTCAGGGCCGGGGCGCCGACGAGCAGTTCGTCTTCTTCGACGAGGCCTACCGGGCGGGCGCGCCCGTCTCCATGGTCACCTTGAACACGGTCGGGCCGACCCTGATGAAGTACGGGACCGCCGAGCAGAAGGCGTTCTTCCTGCCCAGGATCCTGCGCGGTGAGCTCGTCTTCGCGATCGGCTACAGCGAGCCGGAGGCCGGGACCGATCTCGCCTCGCTCCGCACCCGGGCCGTACGGGACGGGGACTCCTGGCTGATCGACGGGCAGAAGGTGTTCACCTCCAACGCCCAGCACGCGGACTGGATCTGGCTCGCCTGCCGCACCGACCCCGACGCCCCCAAGCACCGGGGGATTTCGATCGTTCTCGTACCCACCGACGCGCCTGGGTTCTCCTGGACCCCGATCGAGACCGTCGGAGGCCTGACCACCACGGCGACCTACTACGACGGCATCCGGGTGCCGCTCGGAAACCTGGTCGGGGCGGAGAACGAGGGCTGGGGCCTCATCACCAACCAGCTCAACCACGAGCGGGTCGCGCTCGCCGCCATCGGGATGCAGGCCGAGGATTTCTACGAGGCTGCCCTCGCGTACGCCTGTACACCCGATCCGGTGAGTGCGAGGCGCCCTGTTGACCACGAATGGGTGAAGGCGAAACTGGCTGCCATCCATGCCCGGCTGGCGGTGAATCGCCTGCTCAGCTGGCGTTTGGTGGGGGATGTGGGGGCCGGTGTCCTGGCCCCCGGAGACGCCAGCGGCGTGAAGTTCACGGGAACGGAGTCCGCGGTCGAAACGTATCGAATGTGTCAGGAAATCGTGGGGGACGCGGGCCTGATCCGGGGCGGTTCGCCCGGCGCCTTCGGGGACGGGGAGCTGGAGCGGATGAACAGGGCGGCGCAGATCAACACATTCGGGGGCGGGGTGAGCGAGGTGCAGCGGGAGATCGTCGCGACGATGCGGCTCGGGATGAAGCGGGGGAAGCGGTGA
- a CDS encoding ATP-binding protein, with the protein MRLPSIVGRFPVQSIGASTPWRGAKEVSGVALVVAQEVPTSSSMAVPHGPAGVGKARHRMREQLLGSGVSEPVVDDAVLILSELLSNACRHGRPLGRSDIGDGDIRAAWRVDKAGRLTVEVTDGGGPTRPVPATPSVTARGGRGLNIISALAQDWGVRDSASGEVTVWVILIAGPRRDDFATRVAGPAAGLEFADAFDDMD; encoded by the coding sequence ATGCGTCTCCCGTCCATCGTTGGCCGGTTTCCGGTCCAGTCCATTGGGGCATCCACACCGTGGCGTGGGGCGAAGGAGGTCTCGGGGGTGGCGTTGGTGGTGGCACAGGAGGTGCCCACGTCGTCGAGCATGGCCGTACCCCATGGCCCTGCGGGCGTGGGCAAGGCACGACACCGGATGCGCGAGCAGTTGCTCGGCAGCGGGGTGTCCGAGCCGGTCGTGGACGATGCCGTTCTGATCCTGTCCGAACTGCTCAGCAATGCCTGCCGGCACGGCAGGCCGCTGGGGCGGTCCGACATAGGCGATGGCGACATCCGGGCGGCCTGGCGAGTCGACAAGGCAGGACGACTGACGGTCGAGGTGACGGACGGAGGCGGCCCGACCAGGCCCGTCCCCGCGACACCCTCGGTGACCGCGCGCGGCGGCCGGGGGCTGAACATCATCAGCGCCCTCGCCCAGGACTGGGGCGTCCGGGACAGCGCGTCCGGCGAGGTCACGGTGTGGGTGATCCTCATCGCGGGGCCCCGTCGCGACGATTTCGCTACGCGCGTTGCGGGCCCGGCGGCCGGTCTGGAGTTCGCGGACGCGTTCGACGACATGGACTGA
- a CDS encoding bifunctional DNA primase/polymerase, producing the protein MATIDRQAATLALAHALSAAERGLPVIPLSRTKLPALPSPHRDDPRPVLCRGECGLPGHGVHDATTDPAAVRALFAAAPWATGYGIACGRPPHHLIGIDLDTKPPEADATAALQHLALRHLFTIPETVVVITPSGGRHIWLTGPPGTVVPNSASRLAPGIDIRGAGGYLVGPGSLSTRGVYRLAPGTAHLGPAPCPRALLDLLTPPSRPHAAQPHGDHQGHGLVQFVLAAHEGQRNTRLFWAACRAYENGIGEELAGALTSAAIRTGLTEQEARATIASAARMNAAR; encoded by the coding sequence ATGGCCACCATCGACCGGCAGGCCGCCACCCTGGCCCTCGCCCACGCCCTGTCCGCCGCCGAACGCGGCCTGCCCGTCATCCCGCTCTCCCGCACCAAGCTGCCGGCCCTGCCCTCGCCCCACCGTGACGATCCCCGGCCGGTGCTCTGCCGCGGAGAGTGCGGGCTGCCGGGGCACGGGGTGCACGACGCCACCACCGACCCGGCCGCGGTACGCGCGCTGTTCGCGGCCGCGCCCTGGGCGACCGGGTACGGGATCGCCTGCGGCCGGCCACCGCACCACCTCATAGGGATCGACCTCGACACCAAGCCCCCGGAGGCCGACGCCACGGCGGCCCTCCAACACCTGGCGCTGCGCCACCTGTTCACCATCCCGGAGACCGTGGTGGTGATCACTCCGAGCGGGGGCCGGCACATCTGGCTGACCGGCCCGCCCGGCACGGTGGTGCCGAACTCCGCGAGCAGGCTCGCCCCCGGCATCGACATCCGGGGCGCCGGTGGCTATCTGGTCGGCCCCGGCTCGCTGAGCACCCGGGGCGTCTACCGGCTGGCCCCCGGCACCGCCCACCTCGGCCCGGCCCCCTGCCCCCGCGCCCTCCTCGACCTGCTGACCCCGCCGAGCCGGCCCCACGCCGCCCAGCCCCACGGAGACCACCAGGGGCACGGCCTGGTCCAGTTCGTCCTGGCCGCCCACGAGGGGCAGCGCAACACCCGGCTGTTCTGGGCGGCGTGCCGCGCCTACGAGAACGGCATCGGCGAGGAGCTGGCGGGCGCGCTCACCTCCGCCGCGATCCGCACCGGCCTCACCGAACAGGAGGCCCGAGCGACGATCGCCTCCGCCGCCCGCATGAACGCGGCCCGCTGA
- a CDS encoding acyl-CoA dehydrogenase family protein — protein sequence MDFTPTEEQEAARRLAGQIFGDLSTHERLAAAGSGSDAELWKALCGAGLVAAVEEVGLLGLVLALEEQGRTTAQVPFAAHCVYGILALTAHGTAEQRERLLPALRAGETVVTGAFPAAEGGVRATGEGELSGCVPLVPWLRDATHVLVPDVARGLWLVRVADARAEPVETTAPWSAGRLTLEAAPAERVGGAGAYEDVLATARTAFAGLQAGVCAGSLARAVHHTTTREQFGRPLSTNQAVLLRAADAYMDTEAIRVTSYEAAWRRDEGLPYGTHALTAAWWASEAGTRVVHAGQHLHGGLGADVEHPVHRHFLWGRQLDAHLGCGARLLAELGEAIVAEKVAARAGRTAEPRPSEGAFEKAAESCPSEGASGHEGVRA from the coding sequence ATGGACTTCACGCCCACCGAGGAGCAGGAGGCCGCCCGTCGGCTCGCCGGGCAGATCTTCGGGGACCTCTCGACGCACGAGCGGCTGGCGGCGGCCGGTTCGGGGAGCGATGCCGAGCTGTGGAAGGCGCTGTGCGGCGCGGGCCTGGTGGCGGCGGTCGAGGAGGTCGGCCTTCTCGGCCTGGTCCTCGCCCTGGAAGAGCAGGGCAGAACCACGGCACAGGTCCCGTTCGCGGCCCACTGTGTCTACGGCATCCTCGCGCTCACCGCCCACGGCACGGCCGAGCAGCGCGAGCGGCTGCTGCCGGCCCTGCGGGCGGGCGAGACCGTGGTGACCGGTGCCTTTCCCGCGGCGGAAGGTGGCGTACGGGCCACGGGTGAAGGGGAGTTGAGCGGGTGCGTGCCGCTCGTGCCCTGGTTGCGGGACGCCACCCATGTGCTGGTTCCGGACGTGGCGCGCGGGCTGTGGCTCGTACGGGTCGCCGACGCGCGGGCCGAGCCGGTGGAGACGACCGCGCCCTGGTCGGCGGGGCGGCTCACCCTGGAGGCGGCCCCGGCGGAGCGGGTGGGCGGCGCGGGGGCGTACGAGGACGTGCTGGCGACGGCCCGCACGGCGTTCGCGGGGTTGCAGGCCGGGGTCTGCGCGGGTTCGCTGGCCCGGGCCGTCCACCACACCACCACCCGCGAGCAGTTCGGGCGTCCCCTCTCCACCAACCAGGCCGTGCTGCTGCGGGCCGCCGACGCGTACATGGACACGGAGGCGATACGGGTCACGTCCTACGAGGCGGCCTGGCGGCGGGACGAGGGGCTGCCGTACGGGACGCACGCGCTGACGGCGGCCTGGTGGGCATCCGAGGCGGGCACCCGGGTCGTGCACGCGGGCCAGCATCTGCACGGCGGGCTCGGCGCGGATGTGGAGCACCCCGTCCACCGGCACTTCCTGTGGGGCCGGCAACTGGACGCCCATCTGGGGTGCGGGGCGCGGCTTTTGGCGGAGTTGGGTGAGGCGATCGTCGCCGAGAAGGTGGCGGCGCGCGCCGGGCGGACGGCCGAGCCGCGCCCCTCGGAGGGCGCGTTCGAGAAGGCGGCCGAATCGTGCCCCTCGGAGGGTGCGTCCGGACACGAGGGGGTGCGGGCATGA
- a CDS encoding lipid-transfer protein encodes MSVRGADSLGGRAAIVGIGATEFSKDSGRSELKLAVEAVQAALDDAGLSPSDVDGLVTFTMDTSPEITVAQATGMGELSFFSRVHYGGGAACATVQQAALAVATGVAEVVVCYRAFNERSGRRFGSGVQHREPSAEGAALGWSLPFGLLTPASWVAMAAQRYLHTYGLTPEAFGHVAVTDRRHAANNPAAYFHGKPITLADHAASRWIVEPLRLLDCCQETDGGQALVVTTTERARDLRQRPAVITAAAQGAGRRQEAMTSFYRDELTGLPEMGVVAQQLWRTSGLAPADIDVAILYDHFTPFVLMQLEEFGFCAPGEAADFVAADAVPLNTHGGQLGEAYLHGMNGVAEAVRQLRGTSVNQTADAAHVLVTAGTGVPTSGLVLGRDG; translated from the coding sequence ATGAGCGTGCGCGGGGCCGACTCGCTCGGCGGCAGGGCGGCGATCGTGGGGATCGGCGCGACGGAGTTCTCCAAGGACTCGGGGCGCAGCGAGCTGAAGCTGGCCGTCGAGGCGGTGCAGGCGGCGCTCGACGACGCGGGGCTCTCGCCCTCGGACGTCGACGGCCTGGTCACGTTCACCATGGACACCAGCCCCGAGATCACCGTCGCGCAGGCGACCGGCATGGGCGAGCTCTCCTTCTTCTCACGCGTCCACTACGGGGGCGGCGCGGCGTGCGCGACCGTGCAGCAGGCCGCCCTCGCCGTCGCGACCGGTGTCGCCGAAGTGGTGGTCTGCTACCGGGCGTTCAACGAGCGGTCGGGGCGGCGCTTCGGCTCCGGAGTGCAGCACCGCGAGCCGTCGGCGGAGGGCGCGGCCCTGGGCTGGTCCCTTCCGTTCGGGCTGCTCACGCCCGCCTCATGGGTCGCCATGGCCGCCCAGCGCTATCTGCACACCTACGGCCTCACCCCCGAGGCCTTCGGTCATGTCGCCGTCACCGACCGGCGCCATGCCGCGAACAACCCGGCGGCCTACTTCCACGGCAAGCCGATCACCCTGGCCGACCATGCCGCGTCGCGGTGGATAGTGGAGCCGCTGCGGCTCCTGGACTGCTGCCAGGAGACCGACGGCGGCCAGGCCCTCGTCGTCACCACCACCGAGCGGGCCAGGGACCTGCGGCAGCGGCCCGCCGTGATCACCGCGGCCGCGCAGGGCGCCGGGCGCAGACAGGAGGCGATGACCAGTTTCTACCGGGACGAGCTGACCGGCCTCCCCGAGATGGGGGTGGTCGCCCAACAGCTCTGGCGCACCTCCGGGCTCGCCCCCGCCGACATCGACGTGGCGATCCTGTACGACCACTTCACGCCGTTCGTGCTGATGCAGCTGGAGGAGTTCGGGTTCTGCGCTCCGGGCGAGGCGGCCGATTTCGTGGCGGCGGACGCGGTGCCGCTCAACACCCACGGGGGGCAGCTGGGGGAGGCGTATCTGCACGGGATGAACGGCGTCGCCGAGGCGGTCCGCCAGCTCCGGGGCACCTCGGTGAACCAGACGGCGGACGCGGCGCACGTCCTCGTCACGGCCGGCACCGGCGTCCCGACCTCGGGCCTGGTCCTGGGCCGGGACGGCTGA
- a CDS encoding S1C family serine protease, whose protein sequence is MSTENEGTAVPAVPPAPSSAPAAPPAPAAPPAAPAPAEAEQTLVHGAVPQPEGSAPRPGPDPATTPMPATPDAPAPAQQAYAAHESAPSQGGVGWPPPPPTLPSYGGGGHGGEPWGAPQPPAPRRRAGGLIAAVVAAALVAGGIGGAIGYFAADREDNGSGSTTVASSNTPKDFKRDPGTVAGVAAASLPSVVTIEAQGNDGEGGTGTGFIYDKEGHILTNNHVVASAASGGGKLSATFSNGKKYDAEVVGRAQGYDVAVIKLKNAPANLKPLSLGDSDKVAVGDSTIAIGAPFGLSNTVTTGIISAKNRPVASSDGQNSKASYMSALQTDASINPGNSGGPLINSAGAVIGINSAIQSAGAGGMGQSQAGSIGLGFAIPINQAKNVAEQLIKTGQPVYPVIGASVGIQQGSGPGGGGPSATDGAQISQQGNASQQPITPGGPADKAGLKPGDVITKFGDMPIDSGPTLISEIWTHKPGDQVPLTYKRDGKESTVTITLGERKGDSN, encoded by the coding sequence GTGAGCACCGAGAACGAGGGCACCGCGGTCCCGGCCGTCCCGCCTGCCCCGTCGTCTGCACCTGCTGCACCTCCCGCGCCCGCCGCACCCCCCGCCGCCCCCGCGCCCGCCGAGGCGGAGCAGACCCTGGTCCACGGCGCCGTACCGCAGCCGGAGGGGTCGGCTCCGCGCCCCGGCCCCGACCCGGCCACCACGCCGATGCCCGCGACGCCGGACGCCCCGGCCCCCGCCCAGCAGGCGTACGCGGCGCACGAGTCGGCGCCTTCGCAGGGCGGCGTGGGCTGGCCGCCGCCCCCGCCCACGCTCCCCTCCTACGGAGGCGGGGGCCACGGAGGCGAGCCCTGGGGCGCCCCGCAGCCCCCGGCCCCGCGCAGGCGGGCCGGTGGTCTGATCGCCGCCGTGGTCGCGGCCGCCCTGGTGGCCGGCGGGATCGGCGGAGCCATCGGCTACTTCGCCGCGGACCGCGAGGACAACGGCTCGGGCTCCACCACCGTCGCCTCGTCCAACACCCCCAAGGACTTCAAGCGCGACCCGGGCACGGTGGCGGGCGTGGCCGCCGCCTCGCTGCCCAGCGTGGTGACGATCGAGGCCCAGGGCAACGACGGCGAGGGCGGCACGGGCACCGGCTTCATCTACGACAAGGAAGGCCACATCCTCACGAACAACCACGTGGTGGCCTCCGCGGCGAGCGGCGGCGGCAAGCTGTCCGCGACGTTCTCCAACGGCAAGAAGTACGACGCCGAGGTGGTGGGCCGCGCCCAGGGTTACGACGTGGCGGTCATCAAGCTGAAGAACGCCCCGGCGAACCTGAAGCCGCTTTCGCTCGGGGACTCCGACAAGGTGGCGGTCGGCGACTCGACCATCGCGATCGGCGCCCCCTTCGGCCTCTCCAACACCGTCACCACCGGCATCATCAGCGCCAAGAACCGCCCGGTGGCCTCCAGCGACGGCCAGAACTCCAAGGCCTCGTACATGAGCGCCCTCCAGACCGACGCGTCCATCAACCCGGGCAACTCGGGCGGCCCGCTGATCAATTCGGCCGGCGCGGTCATCGGCATCAACTCCGCGATCCAGTCGGCGGGCGCCGGTGGCATGGGCCAGTCCCAGGCGGGCTCGATCGGCCTCGGCTTCGCCATCCCGATCAACCAGGCCAAGAACGTCGCGGAGCAGCTGATCAAGACCGGCCAGCCGGTCTACCCGGTGATCGGCGCCTCGGTCGGCATCCAGCAGGGCAGCGGCCCCGGGGGCGGCGGTCCCAGTGCGACCGACGGCGCGCAGATCTCCCAGCAGGGCAACGCGAGCCAGCAGCCGATCACCCCGGGCGGCCCCGCGGACAAGGCCGGCCTGAAGCCGGGCGACGTCATCACCAAGTTCGGTGACATGCCGATCGACAGCGGCCCGACGCTGATCAGCGAGATCTGGACGCACAAGCCGGGCGACCAGGTCCCCCTCACGTACAAGCGCGACGGCAAGGAGTCCACGGTCACGATCACCCTGGGCGAACGCAAGGGCGACAGCAACTGA
- a CDS encoding DUF5926 family protein has translation MAKKRPQAKAVKPQISDGEIPVVGAREPCPCGSGRRYKACHGRAASHAVTELVQRPFEGLPGECDWVALRELVPAATVPLTLKDGLPEGVPSVTLATVLPMAWPALRREDGSVLLGLQNDTPSGDLSRDLADTLKRALVAEPGSPVAAQRAESDGPRLQDLLDPDAAFEPEVHSGFEFWVPDAESAQSEVAASLERANAAAIPTVRLTSVDSSYWCETPEKNHLRWVMPHPEEKLLDALARLHAAGTSSLGEGTRLVGSFRAHGLTVPVWDLPAGMGAEECEKPAAEFAERLAGALAVEEPLTAEERRARGGLTNRQVTLS, from the coding sequence ATGGCCAAGAAGCGTCCCCAGGCGAAGGCCGTCAAGCCGCAGATCAGCGACGGGGAAATCCCGGTCGTCGGGGCTCGTGAGCCCTGTCCCTGCGGCTCCGGCCGCCGTTACAAGGCCTGTCACGGCCGTGCCGCCTCGCACGCCGTGACCGAGCTGGTCCAGCGCCCCTTCGAGGGCCTGCCCGGCGAGTGCGACTGGGTCGCGCTGCGCGAACTGGTCCCGGCGGCGACCGTCCCGCTGACCCTGAAGGATGGACTGCCCGAGGGCGTGCCGTCCGTGACGCTGGCGACCGTGCTGCCGATGGCGTGGCCCGCGCTGCGCCGCGAGGACGGGTCCGTGCTGCTCGGCCTCCAGAACGACACGCCCTCCGGCGACCTCAGCCGCGACCTCGCCGACACCCTCAAGCGCGCGCTGGTCGCCGAGCCCGGCTCGCCGGTCGCGGCCCAGCGCGCCGAGTCCGACGGCCCCCGTCTGCAAGACCTGCTCGACCCGGACGCCGCGTTCGAGCCCGAGGTGCACAGCGGCTTCGAGTTCTGGGTGCCGGACGCCGAAAGCGCCCAGAGCGAGGTGGCGGCCTCCCTGGAGCGGGCCAACGCGGCCGCGATCCCGACCGTGCGGCTGACGTCGGTCGACTCCTCGTACTGGTGCGAGACCCCGGAGAAGAACCACCTGCGGTGGGTCATGCCGCACCCCGAGGAGAAGCTGCTCGACGCGCTGGCGCGGCTGCACGCGGCCGGTACGTCCTCGCTCGGCGAGGGCACCCGGCTCGTCGGCTCCTTCCGCGCCCACGGGCTGACCGTGCCGGTGTGGGACCTGCCGGCCGGGATGGGCGCCGAGGAGTGCGAGAAGCCGGCCGCCGAGTTCGCCGAGCGGCTCGCCGGGGCGCTCGCCGTCGAGGAGCCGCTCACGGCGGAGGAGCGCCGGGCGCGCGGCGGCCTCACCAACCGCCAAGTGACGCTCAGCTGA